CATGCCGAAGATCGCGCCGATCGTCAGCAGCACCGCGACAGCGAACCAGATCAGATAGGGGCGTATGCTCTTCACGGCGCCTTAGTGACGCGCGGAGCCTTTTCACACAACCCCGCCCGATCATTAGGGTCAGGCGAGTTGAGTGGCGTCGCGATCGCGGCGCCCGTCCCTTTCCGTCTCTTCGCTTTCGAGCGCACCGAGCCGCCCTTCGGCGCGCGCCTTGCGGCCATAGACGATTTCGAAGAGGGGCCCTGCCATCACCGTGGTGATGATCGCCATCAGCACCATGATCGCGAACAGCGTCGGGCCAATGATCCCCTTTTGCAGGCCGATGTTGATGATGATCAGTTCCATCAGCCCGCGCGCGTTCATCAGTGCGCCGATTCCCATCGCAGTGCGATTATCCTCGCCAGCAAGCCGCGCAGCAAGCCAGCAGGCGCCGAATTTTGCCGCGATCGAGACGAGCAATATGCCGAGCGCGACGCCGAGGATTGACAGGCTGTTCACCGTGGTGAGCTGGGTATTGAGGCCCGAGTAGGTGAAGAACATCGGGAGAAGGAAGACCACGGTCATCGGCTCGACCTTCTTCCTGATCTCCTCGGTCAAAAGGCCGCGCGGCATGCAGGCGCCGAGCAGGAAGCCCCCGAACACCGCGTGGATGCCGACCGCGTCCATGAAGAAGGCGGCCATGGCATAGAGCATCAGCACCACGGCGAGCAGCGTGTGCGTCAGTTCGCCCTTCGCCTCGACCGCGCGGCCGAGCCGGATCAGCAGCTTGCGGCCGACGAAGAACATGAAGAGCGCGAAACCGATCCCGCCGACGATCGCGAGGAGCGCGATACCCGGCCCGCCCCCAAACGTTGCCAACACGATCGCGAGCACGCACCACGACACCGCGTCGTCGAACGCACCAGCCGTGAGTGACAGGGTGCCGAGCGAGGTATTCGCAAGCCCGCGCTCGTTGATGATGCGCGCGAGCATCGGGAAAGCGGTAAGCGCGATGCACGCCCCCATGAACAGCGTCGCGCCGCCCTGCCCCAGCCCGTCGGCAAACAGGCCGGGGATATCGAGCAGCCAGGGCGTGATCAGCGCCGCGAGCAGGAAAGGCGCGGCAATGCCGGCGGCCGAGACGCCGACCGCGCTTTTCGCCTTCGACTGGAAATGGTCGAGACGCAGCGTGGTACCGACGAGGAACATGTAAAGGCCGACGCCGAATTGAGCGCCGACATAAAGGATATTGCGCGTTTCCTTGGGGAACAGCGCCGCCTGAAACTCAGGGAAGAGGAGGCCGAAGAGCGAGGGACCAAGCACCACGCCGGCAATCATCTCACCCACGACCTGCGGTTGCCCCATGTAGCGGTTTGCAATCCAGCCGACGACGCGGCAGACGAACAGGATGACCGCGATCTGGAGGAAGAAATGGATACTTAAATCGGTCGGAGTGTAGCTGGCCGTGACGCTCATCGCCGGACCGTGTGCGCCCATGACGTCACCGATTGACTGAATCAGCTCATCGAACATATTCAATACCAATTCCACATTACCCTGCCGCCCTGATGCGGACCCCAGGCACGCCCCTCTGTAAACCCGGCACTACTGAGACACGATCGGATGGCGAAAGCAACAAAAGTCTGTAACTGGTATTATTGCAGGATGCCCGGCCCCCGCGCGCAACCGACTCGTCCATTGTCATGGCACCGGGCCATTCAAACAATATAGTCCTATGTGAACGCTCTCATAGGAGATTTTTGCCGGACGCGATAGGCTCGCGCATCATCGGCAGCCGTCAGCATCGAACGATCCGCCGTTTCCCTTCATTGTCCCGCGGGAGGGCCGGCGAAGCAGCTAGCCGAGCGGGACGAAGCGCACCGTCAGCCCATCCTTCGGCCGGGGGATCGGCAACACCTGCCATTCGGGCGCATAGCCGTCGGCGATGGTGATGCGGTGCGTCGTGATGACATGGTGGAAGAAGATTTTCGCCTGCATATAGGCGAAGTGCAGTCCGAGGCACATATGCGCCCCCCCGCCGAAGGGGACCCACGCATATTTGTGCCGCTCACGCGCGACCTCGGGCGAGAAGCGCATCGGATCGAACTTCTCGGGCTGGGGCCAATGCTCCTCCATCATGTGCGTATAGGCGGGGCTGACGCCGACCGAAGTGCCGGCGGGGATGCGATAGCCGCCATATTCGAAATCCTTGAGCGCGCGGCGCGGGAAGCTCGGTACCGGGGGCACGAGCCGCAGCGCTTCCTTGAACGCCCATTCGGTCATTTCGAGCTGGCCGAGGCTGTTGTGCCCGACCCCCTCGCCCGCAGGCGCAACGCTCAGCATCTCCTCGCGCAGCCGATCCTGCCATTCGGGATGGCGCGCGAGCTCCCAGACGAGCGTGGTGATCGAACTCGTGATCGTGTCGTGCGCCGCCATCATCAGGAAGTTCATGTGATCGACGATCGCCTCGACCGACATATACTGACCGTCATCGTCCTTTGTCCGGCATATCTGGCTGAACATGTCCTCGCCGCTTCCCTCGCGCCGTTCGGGGACCATCTTGCCGAAATAATCGACCAGATAGGCGCGCCCCTTCGCGCCGCGCCCCATCGCGGTGAAGGGCAAAGGCACGCGCACGACGCCGATCGACGCCTGCACCATGTCGACGAAAGCCTTGTTGACCTTGTCCGCCTCGGGACCCCACGGAATGCCGAGGAAGCTCGTGGCGGCGAGGTCGAGCGTCAGTTCCTTGATCGCCGGATAGAATTTGAACGTCTTGCCGCTCCACTTGCCGATGCGGTCGCGGATTCCCCGGTTCAGCGATTCGGCATAATGGCGCATCGGTTCGGGCTTGAACGCCACCGACAATATCTTGCGGTCGGCGCGATGCTTTTCGAAATCCATCAGCATCAGCCCGCGCGGGAAGAGCAGGTTGAGCACCGGCCCCCAGCCCTGTTCGGACGAAAATATCTTCTCGCGGTCGAACATGACGAGTTCGTTCGCCTCGGGCCCGTGAAGCGCGACGCTGCGCCCGCCGAAGCTGTTGTTGCGATAGACGCGGCCATATTTGGCGACCATCCGGCGCGTGAAGGCGGGATAATCGCGAAGCTGCTCGAGCGTATTGCCGAGCAGCGGCATGCCGTCCTCGCCCGGGATATGGTCGATCGCGCTATCCGGGTTGCGCGGCAGCCAATGCAGCGTTTCCGGGCCGAAGCGCTTTTCGGACCACTCACTCTTCGCAGGCTGCATATTCGTCGGCGCGTTCA
This DNA window, taken from Sphingopyxis sp. PAMC25046, encodes the following:
- a CDS encoding cytochrome P450, with the translated sequence MNAPTNMQPAKSEWSEKRFGPETLHWLPRNPDSAIDHIPGEDGMPLLGNTLEQLRDYPAFTRRMVAKYGRVYRNNSFGGRSVALHGPEANELVMFDREKIFSSEQGWGPVLNLLFPRGLMLMDFEKHRADRKILSVAFKPEPMRHYAESLNRGIRDRIGKWSGKTFKFYPAIKELTLDLAATSFLGIPWGPEADKVNKAFVDMVQASIGVVRVPLPFTAMGRGAKGRAYLVDYFGKMVPERREGSGEDMFSQICRTKDDDGQYMSVEAIVDHMNFLMMAAHDTITSSITTLVWELARHPEWQDRLREEMLSVAPAGEGVGHNSLGQLEMTEWAFKEALRLVPPVPSFPRRALKDFEYGGYRIPAGTSVGVSPAYTHMMEEHWPQPEKFDPMRFSPEVARERHKYAWVPFGGGAHMCLGLHFAYMQAKIFFHHVITTHRITIADGYAPEWQVLPIPRPKDGLTVRFVPLG
- a CDS encoding cation:proton antiporter, translated to MFDELIQSIGDVMGAHGPAMSVTASYTPTDLSIHFFLQIAVILFVCRVVGWIANRYMGQPQVVGEMIAGVVLGPSLFGLLFPEFQAALFPKETRNILYVGAQFGVGLYMFLVGTTLRLDHFQSKAKSAVGVSAAGIAAPFLLAALITPWLLDIPGLFADGLGQGGATLFMGACIALTAFPMLARIINERGLANTSLGTLSLTAGAFDDAVSWCVLAIVLATFGGGPGIALLAIVGGIGFALFMFFVGRKLLIRLGRAVEAKGELTHTLLAVVLMLYAMAAFFMDAVGIHAVFGGFLLGACMPRGLLTEEIRKKVEPMTVVFLLPMFFTYSGLNTQLTTVNSLSILGVALGILLVSIAAKFGACWLAARLAGEDNRTAMGIGALMNARGLMELIIINIGLQKGIIGPTLFAIMVLMAIITTVMAGPLFEIVYGRKARAEGRLGALESEETERDGRRDRDATQLA